A single window of Cytobacillus dafuensis DNA harbors:
- a CDS encoding ABC transporter ATP-binding protein, with the protein MEKVLEVIDLHVSFKTYGGEVKAVRGVTFDLYKGETLAIVGESGCGKSVTSQSIMRLIPNPPGRITNGSILFKGKDLTKLKETQMRSIRGADISMIFQDPMTALNPTITIGEQLVEGILQHKSISRQEAKKVAFEMLDLVGIPNPHERFKHHPHQFSGGMRQRIVIAMALVCKPEVLIADEPTTALDVTIQAQILDLFKDIQKKTGVSIILITHDLGVVAQVADRIAVMYAGKIVEAGSRREIFYQPQHPYTKGLLNSVPRLDLEGAELVPIAGTPPDLFSPPAGCPFTARCSYAMEVCDRAYPFKTHLSQDHHVDCWLQDERAMNRLTSVK; encoded by the coding sequence ATGGAAAAAGTTCTCGAAGTAATCGATCTCCATGTTTCATTTAAAACATACGGGGGAGAAGTGAAGGCTGTTCGGGGTGTTACGTTTGATTTATATAAAGGCGAAACATTAGCCATTGTAGGCGAATCAGGCTGTGGGAAAAGTGTCACCTCGCAAAGTATTATGCGCTTGATACCGAACCCGCCAGGACGAATAACAAATGGATCAATCCTATTTAAAGGAAAGGATTTAACAAAATTAAAGGAAACACAGATGAGAAGCATTCGTGGTGCAGATATTTCTATGATATTTCAAGATCCAATGACTGCACTGAATCCTACAATTACAATTGGGGAACAACTTGTAGAAGGAATTTTGCAGCACAAATCGATTTCAAGGCAGGAGGCAAAAAAAGTTGCCTTTGAAATGCTAGACCTTGTCGGCATCCCAAATCCGCATGAACGATTTAAGCATCATCCCCATCAGTTCAGCGGTGGAATGAGGCAGCGGATTGTCATTGCGATGGCTCTCGTTTGCAAGCCTGAGGTATTGATTGCCGATGAGCCGACAACAGCGCTCGATGTTACGATTCAAGCGCAAATTCTAGATTTATTTAAAGATATACAAAAGAAGACGGGTGTATCGATTATTCTTATTACCCATGATCTTGGAGTAGTCGCTCAGGTTGCAGATCGAATAGCCGTGATGTATGCAGGTAAAATTGTTGAAGCTGGCTCGAGGAGAGAGATTTTTTACCAGCCCCAGCATCCTTATACAAAGGGTCTATTGAATTCAGTTCCTCGTCTCGATTTAGAGGGTGCTGAATTAGTGCCAATTGCAGGTACACCTCCTGACCTATTTTCTCCGCCGGCAGGCTGTCCTTTTACAGCACGATGCAGCTATGCCATGGAAGTCTGTGACCGGGCATATCCGTTCAAAACTCATCTAAGTCAGGATCATCATGTCGATTGCTGGCTTCAGGATGAACGTGCCATGAATAGACTGACAAGTGTGAAATAG
- a CDS encoding M55 family metallopeptidase: MKLYVSVDMEGITGLADHTHVDSSKHNYERSRMIMTEEANHVITAAFDQGCSEVVVNDSHSKMNNLLIEKLHPEAQVIVGDVKPYSMVQNLDSTFTGAMFIGYHARASMRGVMSHSMIFGVRNMYINDVAVGEMGLNAYVAGYYGVPVLMVAGDDRAAMEAKQLIPNVTTAVVKETITRSAVKSLTPAKAGELLKEKTAEALNNKNLVKPLVPPDHPLLRIEFANFGQAEWAGLMPGTEIEENTTIVRYQAKDILEAYRAMLVMVELAMRTSFC, encoded by the coding sequence ATGAAGTTATATGTATCTGTCGATATGGAAGGAATTACGGGCTTAGCTGATCACACACATGTTGACTCTTCTAAGCATAACTACGAACGAAGCCGCATGATTATGACAGAAGAAGCGAATCATGTCATAACAGCAGCATTTGATCAAGGATGCTCAGAAGTAGTTGTGAATGATAGCCATTCGAAAATGAATAATCTGTTAATAGAAAAGCTTCACCCTGAAGCTCAAGTAATAGTAGGAGATGTGAAGCCGTATTCCATGGTGCAAAATTTGGATTCTACTTTTACGGGGGCTATGTTTATAGGCTACCATGCTAGAGCTTCGATGAGAGGAGTTATGTCCCATTCGATGATTTTTGGTGTCCGAAACATGTACATCAATGATGTAGCTGTCGGTGAGATGGGGCTTAATGCATACGTTGCCGGCTACTATGGTGTTCCTGTATTAATGGTAGCAGGTGATGACCGGGCGGCAATGGAGGCCAAACAGCTTATACCGAATGTAACGACAGCTGTTGTAAAGGAAACGATTACTCGTTCAGCGGTTAAATCTTTAACACCTGCAAAGGCTGGTGAGCTTTTAAAGGAAAAAACAGCTGAAGCCTTAAACAATAAAAATCTCGTCAAACCGCTTGTTCCACCTGATCATCCACTATTAAGAATTGAATTTGCCAATTTCGGACAGGCGGAATGGGCAGGTCTCATGCCTGGAACGGAGATTGAGGAAAACACAACGATTGTTCGTTATCAGGCAAAGGACATTCTTGAAGCTTATAGAGCAATGCTTGTCATGGTTGAATTAGCAATGAGAACTTCATTCTGTTAG
- a CDS encoding S66 peptidase family protein, with the protein MLMKPQRLRKGDTIGIIAPASPPNQENLQRSFSFLEELGLEVKIGKHVYDQYGYLAGNDEDRLTDLHSMFMDKEVKAIICAGGGYGTGRIASNIDYELIKHNPKIFWGYSDITFLHTAIHGQTGLVTFHGPMLASDIGKEDVHPLSKEYFKQLFEPTAIQYTNEISPLETLIEGEASGRITGGNLSLIASTIGTPFEIDTKGALLLIEDINEEPRSIDRMLNQLHMAGKLYDAAGLIIGDFNNCVPERELSLSLDEVIDHYTQLANKPAMKGFKFGHCSPHVSIPLGVQAEMNTEKKQLIIESGIQ; encoded by the coding sequence ATGTTAATGAAACCACAGCGGCTAAGAAAAGGGGATACAATTGGGATTATTGCTCCTGCAAGCCCTCCAAATCAAGAAAACTTGCAGAGATCCTTCTCGTTCCTTGAAGAGTTAGGTTTAGAGGTAAAGATCGGTAAGCATGTATATGATCAATATGGATACTTAGCAGGAAATGATGAAGATCGATTAACAGATTTACATTCAATGTTTATGGATAAAGAGGTTAAGGCCATCATCTGTGCAGGCGGTGGATACGGAACAGGCAGAATTGCTTCAAACATTGACTATGAGCTGATTAAGCATAACCCCAAAATCTTTTGGGGCTACAGTGATATTACGTTTTTGCATACAGCTATTCATGGGCAAACAGGACTAGTCACCTTTCATGGCCCTATGCTTGCATCAGATATTGGGAAAGAAGATGTCCATCCTTTATCAAAGGAATATTTTAAGCAATTGTTTGAGCCAACCGCTATTCAATATACGAATGAAATCTCGCCATTGGAAACATTGATTGAAGGAGAAGCAAGCGGAAGGATTACTGGAGGGAATTTGTCTTTAATCGCAAGTACGATTGGAACTCCATTTGAGATCGATACTAAGGGCGCGCTGCTGTTGATTGAGGATATTAATGAAGAGCCTCGCTCGATAGACAGAATGCTGAATCAATTGCATATGGCTGGAAAGCTTTATGATGCAGCAGGCCTTATTATTGGAGATTTTAATAATTGTGTTCCCGAAAGAGAACTTTCCTTGAGCTTAGATGAAGTAATCGATCATTATACTCAATTGGCAAACAAGCCGGCAATGAAGGGATTCAAGTTTGGACATTGCTCACCACATGTGTCCATTCCTCTTGGCGTTCAGGCGGAAATGAACACTGAAAAGAAACAATTAATCATTGAAAGTGGGATTCAGTAG
- a CDS encoding ABC transporter permease → MELRKQPERHIAPDIPDEWFVAKASNQAEAEAVVRPSLSYWQDAWLRLLKNKLAMAGLAFLILLTFMAIFGPMMSPHDMTEQKLVNQNLPPSSKHWFGTDELGRDVFSRTWFGARISLFVGIVAALIDFIIGVVYGGVAGYKGGKADHVMMRIVEILYGLPYLLIVILISVVMGPGLFTIIFALTITGWIGMARIVRGQVLQIKNYEFVLASKTFGTKTSRIIRKNLLPNTMGPIIVQMTLTVPSAIFAEAFLSFLGLGIQPPFASWGSMASDGLSTILSGHWWRLFFPALFISLTMFSFNVLGDGLQDALDPKLRR, encoded by the coding sequence ATGGAATTAAGAAAACAGCCAGAACGTCATATAGCACCAGATATCCCTGATGAATGGTTTGTTGCGAAAGCGAGTAATCAGGCAGAAGCGGAGGCAGTTGTTCGGCCAAGCTTGAGCTATTGGCAGGATGCTTGGCTGCGTCTTTTAAAGAATAAATTAGCCATGGCGGGGTTAGCTTTTCTTATTCTGCTTACCTTTATGGCCATCTTTGGACCGATGATGTCTCCTCATGATATGACCGAACAAAAGCTTGTGAATCAGAACCTGCCTCCATCCAGCAAGCATTGGTTTGGAACAGATGAGTTGGGACGGGATGTATTTTCCCGAACATGGTTTGGGGCTCGGATCTCTTTGTTTGTTGGAATTGTTGCTGCATTGATTGATTTCATCATCGGTGTTGTTTATGGGGGAGTCGCTGGCTATAAAGGCGGCAAAGCAGATCATGTCATGATGAGGATCGTGGAGATTTTATACGGACTGCCGTATTTGCTCATTGTGATATTAATCAGTGTTGTTATGGGGCCAGGACTGTTTACCATCATTTTTGCCCTTACTATAACCGGATGGATCGGGATGGCAAGGATTGTGAGAGGTCAGGTTCTGCAAATAAAAAACTATGAATTTGTATTAGCATCCAAGACATTTGGAACGAAAACATCAAGAATTATAAGGAAAAACCTGCTCCCAAACACTATGGGTCCTATCATCGTGCAAATGACATTAACCGTTCCATCCGCTATTTTTGCAGAGGCATTTCTAAGCTTCCTTGGCTTGGGGATTCAGCCTCCATTTGCAAGCTGGGGATCAATGGCAAGTGATGGTTTATCTACTATTCTATCAGGACATTGGTGGAGGCTCTTTTTCCCTGCGCTCTTTATTTCTCTGACGATGTTTTCATTTAATGTGCTTGGAGATGGACTCCAGGATGCACTTGATCCGAAGTTAAGGAGGTAA
- a CDS encoding DUF3870 domain-containing protein, whose product MFQPNTVYIIGDSKTSLNNPIMQKYNGFFIGLVIDRDTDRIVDAECSATIALTSLFIKSLFVGKSILEVDRMIEEIEHRYFGSSQKALMVAFKNANIKYTQILNK is encoded by the coding sequence ATGTTTCAGCCGAATACGGTTTATATTATTGGAGATAGTAAAACATCCTTGAATAATCCAATCATGCAAAAGTATAATGGCTTCTTTATCGGGCTTGTGATTGATAGGGATACAGATAGAATTGTCGATGCAGAATGCTCAGCAACGATTGCTTTGACCTCCTTATTTATTAAATCATTGTTCGTTGGGAAATCCATTTTAGAAGTGGATCGGATGATCGAGGAGATTGAACACCGTTATTTTGGCTCATCGCAAAAGGCTTTAATGGTTGCATTTAAGAATGCAAATATTAAATATACACAAATATTGAATAAATAA
- a CDS encoding peptide ABC transporter substrate-binding protein, translating into MKRFLSLLLTGLLVFVLAACTANQNAGNEPKDKDKDKDEGKTEEVAAEKVLYLNNSMEPTSFDPPIGFDSVSWSPLNNLMEGLTRLGKNHDPEAATAEKWEVSDDGKTYTFHIRENAKWSNGDDVTAGDFVFAWKRLLDPNTGSPAAFLGYFIEGAEAFNNGEGPADNVKVKAVDAKTFEVTLTSPQAYFLSVITNPAFFPINEKVATANPKWFAEAASFVGNGPFNLTEWEHDSHFVMEKNDQYWDAGTVKLDKVNWAIVDDTNTEYQMFQTGNLDTSAVPADLSEQLFKEGKPKVEDQAGDYFYRFNVTMEPFQNVNIRKAFAMAIDQQQIVDFVTKKGEKPAYGFVAYGFNDANGKDFRETSGDLVKTNVEEAKALLKKGMEEEGYTTLPEVTLTYSTSDTHKSIAEALQQMFKDNLGVEVKLANMEWNVFGEEQKALKFQFSRSSFLADYADPINFLENFQTGLSMNRTGWSNAEYDKLIKDAKNEADEAKRYEMMYKAEKILFEEMPIVPLYFYNQVTLENEAVTGIVRHPVGYTELKWADKN; encoded by the coding sequence ATGAAAAGGTTTTTATCGCTTTTGTTGACGGGACTATTGGTTTTTGTGCTTGCTGCATGTACAGCGAATCAGAATGCAGGGAATGAACCAAAGGATAAAGACAAGGATAAGGACGAAGGGAAAACAGAAGAGGTTGCAGCCGAAAAGGTTCTATATTTAAACAACAGTATGGAGCCAACCTCATTTGATCCGCCAATTGGTTTTGATTCCGTTTCATGGAGTCCATTGAATAACCTGATGGAAGGCTTAACACGCCTTGGCAAGAACCATGATCCTGAAGCAGCAACGGCTGAAAAATGGGAAGTTTCAGATGATGGAAAAACATATACCTTCCATATTCGTGAAAATGCGAAGTGGTCAAATGGTGACGATGTAACGGCTGGTGATTTTGTATTTGCGTGGAAACGGCTATTAGATCCTAATACGGGCTCGCCTGCTGCGTTCCTTGGTTACTTTATTGAAGGAGCAGAAGCCTTTAATAATGGTGAAGGCCCTGCAGATAATGTAAAGGTAAAAGCAGTGGATGCAAAAACATTTGAAGTAACATTGACAAGCCCTCAAGCATATTTCTTAAGTGTCATTACGAACCCAGCATTCTTCCCAATTAATGAGAAGGTAGCAACAGCAAATCCAAAATGGTTTGCTGAAGCAGCATCCTTCGTTGGAAATGGTCCTTTCAACTTAACGGAATGGGAGCATGACAGTCATTTTGTCATGGAGAAAAATGATCAATACTGGGATGCAGGAACAGTGAAGCTAGACAAAGTCAACTGGGCAATTGTTGATGATACAAATACAGAATACCAAATGTTCCAAACGGGTAATCTTGACACATCTGCGGTACCAGCTGATTTAAGTGAGCAGCTATTTAAAGAAGGAAAGCCAAAAGTAGAGGACCAAGCAGGAGATTATTTCTACCGCTTTAACGTGACAATGGAGCCATTCCAAAATGTTAATATCCGTAAAGCCTTTGCAATGGCCATTGACCAGCAGCAAATTGTTGACTTTGTAACGAAAAAGGGAGAAAAACCAGCATATGGTTTTGTTGCCTATGGATTTAATGATGCGAATGGAAAGGATTTCCGTGAAACTTCTGGTGATCTTGTGAAAACAAATGTGGAAGAGGCAAAAGCTCTTCTTAAAAAGGGTATGGAGGAAGAAGGCTATACTACGCTTCCAGAAGTAACATTAACGTATAGCACAAGTGATACACATAAGTCAATTGCTGAGGCGCTTCAGCAAATGTTTAAGGATAACCTAGGGGTTGAAGTGAAGCTTGCAAATATGGAGTGGAATGTATTTGGTGAAGAACAGAAGGCTTTAAAATTCCAGTTTTCAAGAAGCTCCTTCCTTGCTGATTATGCAGACCCAATTAACTTCCTAGAAAATTTCCAAACTGGCCTTTCTATGAACCGTACAGGCTGGAGTAATGCTGAATACGACAAATTAATTAAAGATGCAAAAAATGAAGCAGACGAAGCAAAGCGTTACGAAATGATGTACAAAGCTGAGAAAATCTTATTTGAAGAAATGCCAATCGTTCCTCTATATTTCTATAACCAAGTTACTTTAGAAAATGAAGCTGTTACAGGTATCGTCCGTCACCCAGTCGGATATACGGAGCTTAAATGGGCAGATAAAAATTAA
- a CDS encoding dipeptide epimerase → MKIDKIETYRVAVPLIKPFKTALRTVNTAEAIIVKISCDNGIIGWGEAPPTVVITGDSLSSIESAIHDVLKPFLEKQSLLNYESIFQEIQSILIGNSSAKAAVDMAIFDCISQQCKLPLYQFLGGHKQEIETDYTVSVNGPEEMGEDAVSYVQQGFDVLKVKVGKDEIATDIERIREIRNRIGKAIKIRLDANQGWKPKEAIQAIRKMEELDLNIELVEQPVKAWDIAGLKQVTDHVDTLIMADESVFSPKQAFEVIKTRSADLINIKLMKSGGIYQAQIINQLAEVCGMECMVGSMIETRIGITAAAHFAASKKNITRFDFDAPLMLAKEVVEGGIRYSGRKITLPKEPGLGITNVHIGGGVSLGNQ, encoded by the coding sequence ATGAAAATAGACAAAATAGAAACATACCGGGTAGCAGTCCCACTTATTAAACCATTTAAAACAGCATTACGGACAGTCAATACAGCTGAAGCGATCATTGTCAAAATCTCATGTGATAACGGGATTATCGGCTGGGGGGAAGCTCCTCCAACCGTTGTTATTACAGGTGATAGCCTTTCCAGTATTGAATCTGCTATTCATGATGTATTAAAGCCATTTTTAGAAAAACAAAGCCTTTTAAATTATGAGTCTATTTTTCAAGAAATTCAATCGATTCTAATTGGCAATTCAAGTGCTAAAGCGGCAGTGGATATGGCGATATTTGATTGTATATCACAGCAATGCAAGCTCCCTCTTTATCAGTTTTTAGGGGGGCATAAACAGGAAATTGAGACGGATTATACCGTAAGTGTAAATGGACCTGAAGAGATGGGAGAAGATGCTGTTTCCTACGTCCAGCAAGGCTTTGATGTACTAAAGGTAAAGGTTGGAAAAGATGAAATAGCAACTGATATCGAACGAATTCGCGAAATTAGAAATCGAATTGGAAAAGCAATAAAGATTCGTCTTGATGCCAATCAGGGCTGGAAACCAAAGGAAGCCATTCAAGCGATACGGAAAATGGAAGAACTAGATCTAAATATCGAACTCGTTGAACAGCCTGTAAAAGCATGGGATATCGCAGGACTTAAGCAAGTGACGGATCATGTTGATACACTGATTATGGCTGATGAGAGTGTTTTTTCGCCTAAGCAAGCCTTTGAAGTCATTAAAACAAGGAGTGCTGATTTAATCAATATTAAACTGATGAAATCAGGGGGAATCTATCAAGCTCAAATTATTAATCAGCTTGCAGAGGTTTGCGGAATGGAATGTATGGTAGGAAGTATGATCGAAACGAGAATTGGCATTACGGCTGCTGCTCACTTTGCTGCAAGTAAGAAAAACATTACTCGTTTTGATTTTGATGCTCCTTTAATGCTGGCAAAGGAAGTCGTTGAGGGAGGAATAAGATACAGTGGAAGGAAAATTACCCTTCCAAAAGAACCTGGCTTGGGGATAACGAATGTTCATATAGGAGGAGGCGTTTCACTTGGCAATCAATGA
- a CDS encoding serine hydrolase, with the protein MNFALLEKAMEKVAACCEGRIGFVLETGNSRIERNSEVKFSSASLIKIPILIEGFRQNDRGLLDLQEEITVLPKDQVGGAGVLQALSADLKIKIIDLMALMMVVSDNTATNLLIDRVGKNEINKCMKEIKLKWTELNRKMMDFEAIKSGMDNWTTAHDMVTCLKIIDQQFFLSKESSQKAFSIMEKQQFKKLFNTIDLEDLQVASKSGELPGVEHDCAIIRYGDKTIYSAVLIDQLKDPYEGKQILSQIGKLILRHLVNG; encoded by the coding sequence ATGAATTTTGCCTTATTGGAAAAAGCAATGGAGAAGGTTGCTGCTTGCTGTGAAGGAAGAATCGGTTTCGTACTAGAAACAGGCAATTCTCGAATAGAAAGAAACAGTGAAGTAAAATTTTCTTCAGCAAGCTTGATTAAGATACCTATTTTAATAGAAGGATTTCGACAAAATGATAGAGGGCTGCTCGACCTTCAAGAGGAAATTACGGTTTTACCGAAAGATCAAGTGGGTGGTGCAGGGGTATTGCAAGCCTTATCGGCTGATTTGAAAATAAAGATCATCGATTTAATGGCACTTATGATGGTTGTCTCTGATAATACAGCTACAAATCTATTAATAGATAGAGTAGGAAAAAATGAGATTAATAAGTGCATGAAAGAAATAAAATTAAAATGGACGGAACTAAACCGAAAGATGATGGATTTTGAAGCAATAAAAAGTGGAATGGATAATTGGACAACTGCTCATGATATGGTTACCTGTTTGAAGATTATCGATCAGCAATTCTTTTTATCTAAAGAGAGCTCTCAAAAAGCCTTTAGCATTATGGAAAAACAACAATTTAAAAAGCTATTCAATACGATCGATTTAGAAGATTTGCAAGTCGCTAGTAAATCGGGGGAACTGCCAGGGGTCGAGCATGATTGTGCCATCATCCGTTATGGAGATAAAACCATCTATTCGGCAGTTTTGATCGATCAGCTGAAGGATCCGTATGAAGGAAAGCAGATATTATCACAGATTGGCAAGCTGATTTTACGGCATTTAGTAAATGGATAA
- a CDS encoding C40 family peptidase — protein sequence MAINDKWLIAVPVATLWTSFDSARELDQLAITNPADVDLWLKGLTYETSLELCNQNLVQSQVLYGEEVHILEEREEWVHVLVPTQSSSKDIGGYPGWLPKDQLMQREDWEINDRPIVVVTAKKSFLYDYYRNPQITLSYQTILPLISRDEQWVQVQTPTGEGILKVEEVSVYDSLQSLPKGDGKAIVSAGEQFLHLPYLWSGMSSYGYDCSGFSYSMCKANGYIIPRDAHDQADSGKRVELEEIKPGDLLFFAYEEGKGRIHHVGIYYGEGKLLHSPNTGKSIEIIDLKNTVYEKELCAARRYWQETGE from the coding sequence TTGGCAATCAATGATAAATGGCTAATCGCTGTTCCGGTTGCTACCCTATGGACGTCATTCGATTCAGCAAGGGAATTGGATCAGCTCGCTATCACCAATCCAGCTGATGTGGACCTTTGGCTAAAGGGTTTAACGTATGAGACCAGCTTAGAGCTGTGCAATCAAAATTTAGTACAGTCACAGGTTTTGTACGGAGAGGAAGTACACATTTTGGAAGAGAGAGAAGAGTGGGTTCATGTTCTAGTACCTACTCAGTCCTCTTCTAAGGATATTGGAGGATATCCAGGCTGGCTGCCAAAGGATCAATTAATGCAGAGAGAGGATTGGGAGATAAACGATCGTCCAATTGTTGTTGTGACAGCCAAAAAATCTTTTCTTTATGACTATTATCGTAATCCCCAAATCACTTTAAGCTACCAGACGATTCTCCCGCTAATTAGCAGGGACGAACAATGGGTACAAGTTCAAACCCCAACAGGTGAGGGCATCTTGAAAGTGGAGGAAGTGAGTGTTTATGACTCACTGCAAAGCCTTCCTAAAGGGGATGGAAAAGCGATCGTTTCTGCCGGGGAACAATTTCTTCATTTACCTTATTTATGGAGTGGGATGAGCAGCTATGGCTATGATTGCTCTGGCTTCAGCTACTCTATGTGCAAAGCAAACGGCTATATCATTCCCCGTGATGCCCATGATCAGGCTGACTCTGGGAAAAGAGTCGAATTGGAAGAAATAAAGCCTGGAGATTTACTTTTCTTTGCTTACGAAGAAGGGAAGGGGAGAATTCATCACGTCGGCATCTACTATGGGGAAGGCAAACTGCTTCATTCGCCCAATACAGGCAAAAGCATTGAAATAATCGACTTGAAAAATACTGTATATGAAAAGGAATTATGTGCAGCAAGGCGCTACTGGCAAGAGACGGGGGAATAA
- a CDS encoding ABC transporter permease, whose amino-acid sequence MTTYIVKRLIAMLITLWLIITLTFFLMHAVPGSPFNEERATNETVQKNLEKFYHLDKPLYVQYGMYLKSVVTFDFGPSIKKSSQTVNEMLGRGFPVSFELGIVTLIVAVISGIALGVIAALRHNGIIDYVAMTIAVLGISIPNFVMATLLIQVIAVKWGILPVATWVSPKHMILPTLALATGPMAIIARLTRASMLEVLTQDYIRTAKAKGLSPVKIVFKHALRNALLPVVTVLGSLAASILTGTFVIEKIFAIPGMGKYFVESINQRDYPVIMGTTVFYSTILIMMLFLVDIAYGILDPRIKLHKKEGI is encoded by the coding sequence ATGACTACATACATTGTAAAGCGCCTCATTGCCATGCTCATCACACTTTGGCTCATCATTACGTTAACTTTTTTCCTCATGCATGCCGTACCAGGTTCTCCTTTTAACGAGGAAAGGGCAACAAACGAAACCGTTCAAAAGAACCTGGAAAAATTCTATCATCTCGACAAACCGCTCTATGTTCAATACGGAATGTATTTGAAATCTGTCGTAACCTTTGATTTTGGACCATCAATTAAAAAATCATCGCAAACTGTCAATGAAATGCTTGGAAGGGGATTTCCGGTTTCATTCGAGCTTGGCATCGTGACTTTAATCGTTGCGGTTATTTCAGGAATTGCACTCGGTGTTATTGCAGCTCTTCGCCATAATGGCATTATCGATTATGTAGCGATGACGATAGCCGTTCTTGGTATATCGATTCCAAACTTTGTTATGGCCACACTGCTTATTCAAGTAATCGCAGTTAAATGGGGAATACTTCCGGTCGCTACATGGGTAAGTCCAAAGCATATGATTCTCCCGACTTTAGCACTTGCAACTGGTCCAATGGCGATTATAGCAAGGCTGACTCGTGCGAGCATGCTCGAAGTATTAACACAGGACTATATAAGAACAGCGAAAGCAAAGGGCTTATCACCAGTGAAAATTGTGTTTAAACATGCACTGCGAAATGCATTATTGCCAGTTGTTACGGTGCTAGGCTCTCTTGCAGCCAGCATCTTAACAGGAACATTTGTGATTGAGAAAATATTTGCGATTCCAGGAATGGGAAAGTATTTCGTTGAGAGTATTAACCAACGCGACTACCCAGTTATCATGGGGACAACCGTTTTTTACAGCACGATTTTAATCATGATGCTATTTTTAGTAGATATTGCTTATGGCATCCTCGACCCTCGAATTAAGCTGCATAAAAAGGAGGGAATCTAA
- a CDS encoding ABC transporter ATP-binding protein has protein sequence MANEALLEVKHLKKHFTLGKGQILKAVDDVSFYIKKGETFGIVGESGCGKSTAGRTIIGLYDRTEGEVIYDGKNVHEMTEKEKFGFHRKMQMIFQDPYASLNPRSTVREIISEPMEVHGLYPNKKERMEKVYQLLEDVGLNRDHANRYPHEFSGGQRQRIGIARALSLDPDFIIADEPISALDVSVQAQVVNLLKGLQKKNGLTYLFIAHDLSMVKHISDRIGVMYLGNLVELTASSNLYSNPLHPYTQALLSAIPIPDPDVEDKRERIILQGELPSPINPPSGCVFRTRCSYAMDACSTLKPSFQEIEENHFVACHLYNKNVTGDSNRSQVAVTIRSRD, from the coding sequence ATGGCAAATGAAGCATTGTTAGAAGTGAAGCATCTCAAGAAGCATTTTACTTTAGGGAAAGGACAAATTTTAAAGGCAGTTGATGATGTTTCTTTCTATATCAAAAAGGGAGAAACATTTGGGATTGTTGGAGAGTCAGGCTGTGGAAAATCAACAGCTGGACGTACCATAATCGGATTATATGATCGGACAGAGGGAGAGGTCATATATGATGGGAAAAATGTTCACGAGATGACGGAAAAAGAAAAGTTTGGCTTCCATAGAAAAATGCAAATGATTTTTCAGGATCCATATGCGTCGCTAAATCCACGTTCAACCGTAAGGGAGATTATTTCAGAACCGATGGAGGTACATGGATTATATCCAAATAAAAAGGAGCGGATGGAGAAGGTCTATCAATTATTGGAGGATGTTGGTCTTAATAGAGACCACGCGAACCGCTATCCGCATGAATTTAGCGGCGGGCAAAGACAGAGAATAGGCATTGCCCGTGCCTTGTCATTAGATCCAGATTTTATTATTGCAGATGAGCCAATTTCAGCACTTGATGTTTCCGTCCAAGCTCAAGTTGTGAACCTGCTTAAAGGCCTGCAAAAAAAGAACGGTTTAACGTATTTGTTTATTGCCCATGATTTATCCATGGTAAAGCATATTAGTGACAGGATCGGCGTCATGTATTTAGGGAATCTTGTAGAATTAACGGCAAGCTCTAATCTATACAGTAACCCTCTTCATCCTTATACACAGGCCCTTTTATCAGCCATTCCGATTCCGGATCCGGATGTAGAGGATAAACGCGAACGAATTATTTTACAAGGGGAGCTTCCGAGTCCCATTAATCCGCCAAGCGGCTGTGTTTTTAGAACACGTTGTTCGTATGCAATGGATGCCTGCTCAACCTTAAAGCCCTCATTCCAGGAAATTGAAGAAAATCATTTTGTAGCATGTCATCTATACAATAAAAATGTGACAGGTGATTCGAACAGATCCCAAGTAGCTGTGACGATCCGTTCGAGAGACTAA